TGCCTCCTGAGCAGCATCGATGGTGTCCGAACCGAATCTCGTCCGAGTAGGAGCACCCATCGATGACTGCCACCGCCGCCGGCTCGCCCCGGCTCCGCACCGACGACGCCCTGCTGCGTCTGGCCCTGCGCCTCGACGCCGTCCTGACCGCCGCGTTCGGCTTGGTCGTCGCCGTGCTCGCCGGCCCGCTGTCCTCGCTGACCGGCCTGACCCCGACCGTCACCTTCGTCGTGGGCACCGCGCTGGTGCTCTATGGCGCCGTCGTGTTTGCCTTGGCGCGGTTGCGTGACGTGCGCGCCGCCGGGATCGGGGTGATCGTCGCGAACCTGGCCTGCACCGTCGGCGCGGTGCTGGTGGTCGTCGAGGGCTTGGCCCCGCTGACCGGCATCGGGATCGCCGCGGCGCTGGCCTGCGCCGCCTACACCGCGTTCTTCGCGGGCCTGCAGTACCTCGGAGTGCGCCGTCTGGCGTGACTCCCGCCGCCCGGTGCGGTGGCGCGACGCCGTTAGAGGTTACGGCGAAGCGCCCCGCACCGGTTCTCCCATGTTCAGAGCTTGCGCAGCCGCAACCGGTTGATCGAATGATCGGAGTCCTTGCGCAACACCAGGGTTGCCCGCGGCCGCGTCGGCAGAATGTTCTCGATCAGGTTGGGCCGGTTGATCGAATGCCAGATGTCGCGCGCGGCGAACACCGCCTGTTCGTCGGTCAGCGTCGAGTAGCTGTGGAAGTGCGACTGCGGATTGGCGAAGGCGCCGGCGCGCATCGACAGGAACCGCGACACGTACCACTGCTCGATGTCCTCGATGCGGGCGTCGACGTAGACCGAGAAATCGAACAGGTCCGACACCATCAGGGTGGGGCCGGTCTGCAGGACGTTGAGGCCCTCGAGCACCAGGATGTCCGGGTGGCGGACCATCTGCTTCTCGCCGGGAACAATGTCGTAGAGCAGGTGCGAATACACCGGGGCGCAGGCCACCTCGGCGCCCGATTTCACCGTCGTCACGAAGCGCATCAGGGCGCGGCGGTCGTAGCTTTCCGGGAAGCCCTTGCGGTGCATGATGTTCCGCCGGGACAGCTCGGCGTTGGGGTAAAGGAACCCGTCGGTGGTGACCAGGTCCACCCGGGCGTGGTTGCCCCACCGGGCCAGCAGGGCCTGCAGCACACGCGCGGTGGTGGACTTGCCCACCGCCACGCTGCCGGCGACGCCGATGATGAACGGGACCGGCCGGTCCGGGTTCTGGTCGGACTCGCCGAGGAACTCCGCCGTCGCGGCGAACAATCGCTGGCGGGCGGCCACCTGCAGGTGGATCAGCCGGGCCAGCGGCAGATAGACCTCTTCGACCTCGAGCAGGTCCAACTGCTCGCCCAGACCCCGCAGCCCCAGGACCTCTTCCTCGGTCAACTTGAGCGGCGTCGACATACGCAGCGCTCGCCATTGCTTTCGGTCGAACTCCACGTACGGGCTCGGCTCGCTCAGCCGCGACATGGCCCCAAGTCTTGCAGCACTGGTCACGCGGTGTGCGTGTGGGTGTCGCCCAGCACAGGTGCGGCTACCGTTGAACGCTATGGAACCCGCTTCGTTGATCCGCGAGTACCTGCTGCTCGGCCTGCGCTTCGACCGCATCGAAGAGGGCTACGTGGACTCGTTCACCGGCGACCCCGCGCTGCGTCGCCAGGTCGCCGACGAGCCCGCGCCCGAGGCCGCCGACCTGGCCCGACAGGCCCAGCGGCTGCTGGCCGCGCTGCCCGAGGTGCCGCGGCGCGACGGCTTCGACGAAACCCGCGCGGCGTACCTGGGGGCGCACTTGCGCGCCCTGGAATGCGCGGCGCGCAAGTTCGCCGGGACCGACGTCGGGTTCGTCGACGAGGTCCGCGCCTACTTCGACGTCGACATCAGCAAGGGCGACCAGGACCGATACCGCGAGGCGCACGCCCGGCTGGACGAGGTGCTGGGCGGGACCGGATCGCTCGTCGAGCGGATGGAGGCCGACCGGCGCGCCGACGAGATTCCCCCGGAGCGGCTCGGCGAGTGCATCGCGGCGTTCTCCAGCGCCCTGCGCGACCGGGTCCGCGCGGAATTCCCGCTGCCCGAGCGCGAGACCGTCGACTACGAGATCGTCACCGACAAGCCCTGGTCGGGATTCAACTACTACCACGGCGATTACCGCTCGACGGTGGCCGTCAACGCCGACCTCAAGCAGCAGATGGCCAACCTGCCCTCGCTCGTCGCGCACGAGTCCTATCCCGGCCACCACACCGAGCACTGCCGCAAGGAGGCCGGGCTGGTCGAGGCGCTCGGTCAGCAGGAACAGACCATCTTCCTGGTCAACACCCCGCAGTGCCTGATGGCCGAGGGCCTGGCTGACCTGGCGCTGTACGCGGCGATCGGCCCGGAGTGGGGGAGCTGGGCCGCGGAGATCTACGCCGACCTGGGCCTGCGGTTCGACGCCGAACGGGCCCAAGCCATCTCGGCGGCCCGCGCCACCCTGGCCGACGTGCGCCAGGACGCGGCGCTGATGTTGCACGACGAACATCGCGACATCGATGACGTCGTCGCCTACGTGCGGCGGTGGCTGCTGGTCGACGAGACCCGCGCCCGGCAGATGATGCGGTTCCTGTCCTCGCCGCTGTGGCGCGCCTACACCAGCACCTACGTCGAGGGATATCGGCTGCTGCGGCCGTGGCTCGACGAGCGGCCCGACGGGGTGACCCTGACGCAGCGTTTCGGCCGGCTGTTGGACGAGCCGCTGATTCCCTCGACCCTGCGCGCCGCGGCCTGAGCACCGAATTTGGTCGGCCGGGGCCGAGGTTTAGGCTTGGACCATGACTGCAGACTCGACCGTTTCCAGCTCGACCGCCGCCCCGGGTGCGGAGTACGCGGAGACCGCGAGCGCCGCGTACCGCGCCGCGTTGGAGGTCATCGAGTCGGTGGAGCCTCGCGTCGCCGCGGCCACCCGCAAGGAGCTCGCGGATCAGCGTGACTCGCTCAAGCTGATCGCCAGTGAGAACTACGCCTCGCCGGCGGTGCTGCTGACCATGGGGACCTGGTTCTCGGACAAGTACGCCGAGGGCACCGTCGGGCACCGCTTCTACGCCGCGTGCCAGAACGTCGACACCGTGGAGGCGCTGGCCGCCGAGCACGCGCGCGAGCTGTTCGGCGCGCCGTACGCCTACGCGCAGCCGCACTCCGGGATCGACGCCAACCTGGTGGCCTACTGGGCCATCCTGGCCACCCGGGTGGAGGCGCCGGGGCTGGCCGAACTGGGCGCCAAGCACGTCAACGACCTGTCGGAGGCCGACTGGGAGAAGCTGCGGGCCAAGCTGGGTAACCAGCGGCTTCTGGGGATGTCGCTGGACACCGGCGGGCACCTCACCCACGGCTTCCGGCCCAACATCTCCGGCAAGATGTTCCACCAGCGCCAGTACGGCACCGACCCGGCCACCGGGTTCATCGACTACGACGCCGTGGCCGCGGCCGCGCGCGAGTTCAAGCCGCTGGTGCTCGTCGCCGGTTATTCGGCCTACCCGCGGCGGGTCAACTTCGCCAAGATGCGCGAGATCGCCGACGAGGTCGGCGCCACCCTGATGGTCGACATGGCGCACTTCGCCGGCCTGGTGGCGGGCAAGGTGTTCACCGGCGACGAGGACCCGGTGCCCCACGCGCACGTCACCACCACGACGACGCACAAGTCGCTGCGCGGTCCGCGCGGTGGCCTGGTGCTGGCCACCGAGGAGTACGCGCCGGCGGTCGACAAGGGCTGCCCGATGGTGCTCGGCGGCCCGCTGTCGCACGTCATGGCGGCCAAGGCCGTCGCGCTGGCCGAGGCCCGTCGCCCCGAGTTCCGGTCCTACGCCCAGGCCGTCGCCGACAACGCGCAGGCCCTGGCCGACGGGTTCCTCAAGCGGGACGGGGCCCTGGTCACCGGAGGCACCGACAACCACCTGGTGCTCCTGGACGTGACGTCGTTCGGCCTGACCGGGCGGCAGGCGGAATCCGCGCTGCTGGACGCCGGCATCGTCACCAACCGCAACGCCGTGCCCGCCGACCCGAACGGGGCCTGGTACACCAGCGGGATCCGGTTGGGTACGCCCGCGCTGACCACGCGCGGTTTCGGGGCCGACGACTTCGACCGGGTGGCCGAGTTGGTGGTCGACGTGCTGAAGAACACCCAGCCCCAGGGCACCTCGAAGGCCAAGTACACGCTGGCCGACGGCACCGCCGAGCGGGTGCACTCCGCGGCCGCCGAGTTGTTGGCCGCCAACCCGCTGTACCCGGGCCTGACCCTGTAGGTCCGGCCGCGTGCCGGTTGCCGCCGAGATCGACGTTTTGCCGTCGGCCACTCGCACAAACCCGCCCAAACTGACGTTTGGGTGGGAAGAGGGCACGAAGGTGGGGGTCGATTTCAAGGAACGTGTGAACTCGGGTTACAGTTAGTTTCATGGCTGAGTTTCCCGTTGCCAACGCCTTGACGCTCGAGCTGGAGCCGGTGGTCGCAGAGAATCTGCAGCGCCACCTCGACACCGCCGAAGAGTGGTTTGCCCACGACTATGTGCCGTTCGAACAGGGCGAGAACTTCGCCTTCCTGGGCGGCCGCGACTGGGATCCGTCGCAGCAGACGCTGCCGCAGCCCGTCGTCGACGCCTGCGAGATCCTGCAGATCACCAAGGACAACCTCGCCGGCTACCACCGCGAGCTGGTAGAGCACTTCATCCTGGAGTGGAAGTGGGGCCGGTTCATCGGCCGCTGGACCGCCGAGGAGCATCTGCACGCCATCGTGATGCGCAACTACCTGGTGGTCACCCGCAACTTCGACCCGACGGCCAACGAGGACGTCCGCGTCGACCACGTGATGAACAAGGGCTACCGGGCCAGTTCGTTCACCCAGATCGAGACCCTGGTGTTCATGGCGTTCTTCGAGCGCAGCTGGGCGGTCTTCTGCCGGCGCACCGCCGAGCAGACCGAGGAGCCGGTGCTGAAGTCGCTGCTGGAGCGGATCGCGGTGGACGAGGAGCGCCACGAGCTGTTCTTCGGCAACCTGGTGCGCTGGTGCCTGCAGTACGACGAGGCCGAGACGGTGGCGGCGGTCGCGCGGCGCGCCAAGGAGCTGCAGGTTCCCGGTGCCGACATCGACGCCTTCGCGGGCAAGGTCGCCAACGTCGCCGAAGCCGGCATCTTCGGACCCGAGCAGCTGCGCCAGGTGATCTCCGACCAGATCACCGCCTTCGGGCTGGCCGACCGCGCGGAACTCCGCGAGTTCATCTGCGCGTAACCGTGTCTCGGCGCGCCTGACCCCGCGCCATGGCGTTGCGGGAGTAGCGTCATTTCCGATGGCTAGCGACATGCTCTGCTATCCGGGCGGTATCTCCCGTAGCGACTACGGCAGGACCGGCCCCGGTCCTGATGCCGCTGCGCCCGCTGACAATTCCTCCGCGGGGCCGCGTGGGTCGAGGAGCGCCTCGTGAGTGATTCACCGAAGGCTCAGTCGGACATCTCGCCGGAAGGACTGCGGACCTACGTCCTGGACACGTCCGTCCTGCTGTCCGACCCCTGGGCGGCGACCCGGTTCGCCGAGCATCAGGTTGTCGTACCGCTCGTCGTGATCAGCGAGTTGGAGGCCAAGCGCCATCATCACGAACTCGGCTGGTTCGCGCGTCAGGCGTTGCGCATGTTCGACGACCTGCGACTGGAGCACGGGCGCCTCGACCAACCCATTCCCGTTGGGACACAGGGTGGTTCGTTGCACGTCGAGCTCAACCACAGCGACCCCAACGTGCTGCCCGCCGGCTTCCGGACCGATACCAACGACGCGCGCATCCTGACCTGTGCGGCCAACCTTGCCGCCGAGGGTAAGCGGGTCACGCTGGTCAGCAAGGACATCCCGCTGCGGGTCAAGGCCGGTGCCGTCGGCCTGGCTGCCGACGAATATCGCGCCCAGGACGTCATCACCTCCGGCTGGACCGGGATGACCGAACTCGACGTGGTGGCAGACGAGGTCGACACGCTGTTCGCCGACGGCGAGATCGACCTGGAGCAGGCGCGAGACCTGCCCTGCCACACCGGAGTTCGGCTGCTCGGTGGTACCTCACACGCCCTGGGGCGGGTCACCGCCGAGAAGCGGGTGCAACTGGTGCGCGGCGATCGCGAGGTGTTCGGGCTGCGCGGCCGCTCCGCCGAACAGCGGGTGGCGCTCGACCTGCTGCTCGACGAGTCGGTGGGCATCGTCTCGCTCGGCGGCAAGGCCGGCACCGGCAAGTCCGCGCTGGCCCTGTGCGCCGGCCTGGAGGCCGTGCTGGAGCGGCGCACCCAGCGCAAGGTCGTGGTCTTCCGTCCGCTCTACGCCGTCGGCGGCCAGGATCTCGGCTACCTGCCCGGCAGTGAGAGCGAGAAGATGGGGCCGTGGGCCCAGGCCGTGTTCGACACGCTCGAAGGCCTGGCCAGCCCGGCGGTCCTCGAGGAGGTGCTGGCCCGCGGGATGCTGGAAGTGCTGCCGCTGACCCACATCCGCGGCCGCTCGCTGCACGACTCGTTCGTCATCGTCGACGAGGCGCAGTCCCTGGAGCGCAACGTCCTGCTGACCGTGCTGTCCCGGCTGGGCACCGGTTCGCGGGTGGTGCTCACCCACGACGTCGCGCAGCGGGACAACCTGCGGGTCGGCCGTCACGACGGGGTCGCCGCGGTCATCGAGAAGCTCAAGGGCCATCCGCTGTTCGCGCACATCACCCTGCTGCGTAGCGAGCGGTCACCGATCGCCGCGCTGGTGACCGAGATGCTCGAAGAGATCACCCCCGGCGCCCTGCCCTGAGTGATTTCGGAGTGTTTTGCCACGCTGGGCGTGGCAAAACACGCCGAAATCCCCGGCGGGTGGGGATGATTTAGCCGCCATGCATTCGACCATCGCGATCACCCTGACCGCCATGGTGTTCGGCTATGCCGTCGTCTCGGCGGTGGTCAAGCGGTGGTACGTGGCCCCCGCGCTGATCTTCCTGCTGGTCGGGATGCTCCTGGGTCCCTCCGGGCTGGGTGTGCTGCCCGACAGCGACGACGCCGACACCTTCACCGTCCTGGCTCAGCTGGCACTGACGGTCATCCTGTTCAACCAGGCCGCCGAACTCGGCAAGGTGCGCGGTCGGCTCACCGGCCGACTGCTGCTCATCGGCATCCCGCTCACGTTGGTCCTCGGCACGGTGACCGCGTTGGTGTTCCTGCCCGTGCTGCCGGTCTGGGAGGCCGTCTGCCTGGCCGCGATCCTGGCGCCGACCGAGGTCGCGTTGATCGAGGCGCTGATGGAGGACCGCCGCATCCCGGAGCGGGTCCGGCACGCGCTGTCGGTGGAATCCGGCCTCTACGACGGCTTCGCGCTGGCGACGCTGCTGGCGGCGCTCGCGGTGGCTTCGGGCAGCGCCGACGACGAGAGCGCCTCGGCCTGGGTGTGGTTCGCGGTGCGCACCGAATTGCTGTCGGTGGTGGTGGGTGTGCTCGTCGGGTTGGCGGGCTCGTGGGTAATCGTGGCGTCGGTGCGGCGCGGTTGGATGAGCAACACCTGGGCGCAACTGGCGACGGTCGCGGTCGCGCTGCTGTGCTTCCAGGTGGGGGAGAGCCTGCACGCCAGCGGCTTCGTGGCGGCGTTCGTCGGCGGGCTGGCGTATGCGCTGGTGAGCCGGCGGGCGGGCGCGTCGGTGCCCACCCAGGTCACCGACGCCACCGCGAAACTGCTGGAGTTGCTGGTGTTCGCGCTGTTCGGCGCCTACCTGGTGGTGGCCGCCTGGCGGACGGCGACTTGGCAGGTGGTGCTGTTCGCGGCGCTGGCGTTGGTGGGCGTCCGCCTGGCCGCGACGACGGCGGCGCTGCTGCGCACCGACGTCCCGTGGCGCAGTCGGCTGTTCGTCGGGTGGTTCGGGCCGCGCGGCATCGGCAGCCTGGTGCTGGCGATGATCGTGCTCGGCCGCGGCGAACTCGAGCACAGCGACCTGCTGGTCCAGGTGGCGGTGGTCGCGGTGACGATCAGCCTGACGCTGGGCAGTCTGACCGTGCCGTGCGGGATCCGGCTGGTCTCGGTCGACCGACTTGTCCGGTCTCGGCCTTGACGCGCACTACGCATAGTAGATTTAACGTCCATGAGAAAGTCTGTGGTGGCGATGTTCGTGGGTGGCGCGGCAGCGGCGGCCGTGGCGGTGGCGCCGACGGCGCAGGCCGATCAGTTGGGCTATGTCATCAACGTGACGACCGGGCCCGGCTACAACTTCCCCAACGCGCAGGCCGCCCTGGACTACGGCTACATGCTGTGCGGCCGGATCGCCGCCGGCGACAGCTATCCGGCGATGGCCGAGCAGATCAAGCGGGACTTCGGCCCCGACGAGTACAAGGTGTCCTACCTGCTGAGCCAGTCCGCGCAGGAGCTGTGCCCGGCGCAGACCTGGCAGCTGCGCCAGTCGGTCGGCGACGGCTACCGCCCAGCGGGCTGATCCGCCTGCGCTGAGTCCCGGTCGCGGGCGCGGGTGCGCCACGGCCCGGGCAGGAACGCCACCGACACCGCCGAAATTACCGATACGGCAACCAGATACGCCGCGATCGAATCGCTGGTACCGGTGGCGGTGTACAGCGCCACCGCGATGGTGGGCGCGAACGCCGAACCCAACACCTGCGACAACGTGTAGCCGACGGACACCGCGCTGTAGCGCACGTCGGCGTCGAACACCAGGCTGAACAGTGACCCGGTGACGCCGGCGGCCGGCGCCATCGCCAGCCCGAACACCAGCACCAGGGCCGCCAGGAACAGCGCGGCGTTGCCGGTGTTGATCAGCGCGAAGGTCGGGAAGACCGCCGCGCCCATCGCCACCACTCCGCCGAAGAACACCGGCTTGCGACCCACCCGATCCGACAGCGCACCGAAGAGCGGATACGTCAGCACCGCGATCACGCCGGCCACGAACACGCCGAAAAGCGCCTCGGTGCGCCCGATCCCGGCGACGGTGGTTCCGTAGGAGACCAGATAGGCCACGCAGATGTAGGCGAAGACCCCCTGGGACAGGTAGGCGCCGGCGACCAGCAGGATCTGCCGCCAGTGTCTCCGGAACGCCTCGGCCACCGGGATCTTGACGGTGGCGGCGCGCTCGCGCACCGCGGCGAAGTCCGGGCTCTCGGCCAGCGACAGCCGGATCACCAGCCCGATGACGATCAGGACGGCGCTGGCCAGGAACGGAATTCGCCATCCCCAGGCCAGGAACTGCTCGTCGGGCAACTGCGCGACGGCGAAGAACGCCAGGGTGGCCAGCGCGGTCCCGGCCGGCGCACCCATCTGCGGGAACGCCCCGAAGAACCCCTTGCGTGCGGCCGGTGCGTGCTCGACCGCCATCAGGGTGGCCCCGCCCCACTCCCCGCCGACGGCGAAGCCCTGCAGCAACCGCAGCACCGTCAGCAGCAGCGGCGCGGCCAGCCCGATCTGGGCATAGGTGGGCAGCAGACCCATCGCGACGGTCGAGGCCCCCATGAGCAACAGCGAGTACACCAGCATCCGCTTGCGGCCCACCCGATCACCGAAGTGGCCGAAGACGATTCCGCCGAGGGGGCGCGCCACGAATCCCACCCCGAAGGTCGCGAACGACAGCAGCACCGCGACCGACGGGTCAGCCTCGGGGAAGAACAGCTTGGGGAACACCAGCGCGGCCGCGGTCCCGTAGATCAGGAAATCGTAGAACTCCACCGTCGTGCCGACGAAGCTCGCAATCGCGGCCCGCCACGGGGAAACCCTCGTCACCGTCATGATTTCGGCGTGATCACCATCGCCCAACGTGGAAGATCACGCCGAAATCGCTGACTGTCAGTCGCGGACCTTCGCCATGGCCAGCACGTCGAGACGACGGTCCAGCTCCTCCTCGGACAGCTTGTCGCCGATCAGGCCGCGGTCGATCACGGTCTGGCGGATCGTCTTCTTCTCGGCCAGCGCCTGCTTGGCGACCTTGGCGGCCTCCTCGTAGCCGATCGCGGAGTTCAGCGGCGTCACGATCGACGGCGAGGACTCGGCCAGGGTGCGCAGCCGCTCCTCGTCGGCCTCCAGCCCGTCGACACACTTGGCGGCGAACAACTCCGACGAGTTGGCCAGCAGCGTGAAGGACTCCAGCACGTTGCGGGCCATCATCGGGATGTAGACGTTGAGCTCGAAGGCGCCGTTGCCGCCGCCCCAGGTGACCGCGGCGTCGTTGCCGATCACCTGCGCGGCGACCTGGGTGATGGCCTCCGGGATCACCGGGTTGACCTTGCCGGGCATGATCGAGCTGCCGGGCTGCAGGTCGGGCAGGTGCAGCTCGCCCAGGCCGGTCAGCGGGCCCGACCCCATCCAGCGGATGTCGTTGGCGATCTTGGTCAGCGAGACCGCGATGGTCTTCAGGGCGCCGGAGGCCTCGACCAGTCCGTCGCGGGCGGCTTGGGCCTCGAAAGAGTCCACCGCCGGGCGCAATTCGTCGATGCCGGTCGACTTCTTGAGCACCTCGACCACCTTGGGGCCGAACCCGTCGGGTGCGTTGAGACCGGTGCCGACGGCGGTGCCGCCGATGGCCAGTTCGCCCAGGCGGGGCAGCGTGGCCTGCACCCGTTCGATGCCGGCCTGGATCTGCCGGGCGTAGCCGCCGAACTCCTGGCCGAGGGTCACCGGCACCGCGTCCATCAGGTGGGTGCGGCCGGACTTCACCGTGGTGCGCCACTGCTCGGCCTTGGCGGCCAGCGACCTGTGCAGCACCTCCAGCGCCGGAATCAGATGGCGCACAGCGGCTTCGGTGGCGGCGATGTGGGTGGCCGTCGGGAAGGTGTCGTTCGACGACTGCGACATGTTCACGTCGTCGTTGGGGTGAACCGTCACGCCGTTGGCGGCGGCGATCGAGGCGATGACCTCGTTGGTGTTCATGTTCGAGCTGGTACCCGAGCCGGTCTGGAACACGTCGATGGGGAACTGGTCGTCGTGCTTGCCGTCGGCGATCTCGGCGGCCGCGGCGATGATCGCGTCGGCCTTGGCGCCGTCGAGCAGCCCCAGGTCCTTGTTCACCTGCGCGCAGGCGCCCTTCAGCAGGCCCAGCGCGCGGATCTGGGTGCGCTCCAGGCCGCGGCCGGAGATCGGGAAGTTCTCCACGGCCCGCTGCGTCTGTGCCCGCCACAGGGCGTTCTTCGGCACCCGGACCTCGCCCATGGTGTCGTGTTCGATGCGGTACTCGACGGCGTCGCTGGTCATGCTGGCCCTTCGGTCGAAATGGATGGTTACGGAAGCGATCTACGGCAGCGGGTACGCCGCCGACTTGTCCCCGGTGAAGTTCACCGCGGAGTATTCGTTGAGCTTGGACAGCCGGTGGTAGGCCTCGATCATCCGCACGGTGCCGGACTTGGACCGCATCACGATCGAATGGGTGGTGCAGCCGCCGCCGAAGAACCGCACGCCCTTGAGGAGGTCGCCGTCGGTGACGCCGGTGGCGCAGAAGAACACGTTCTCCCCGGAGACCAGGTCCGTGGTGGTCAACACCCGGTCCAGGTCGTGCCCGCGGTCCAGCGCGCGCTGCCGCTCCTCGTCGTCGGTGGGGGCCAGGGTGGCCTGGATCTCGCCGCCCATACAGCGGATGGCCGCGGCGGTGATGATGCCCTCCGGGGTGCCGCCGATGCCGACCAGCAGGTCGGTGCCGGACTCGGGGCGGCAGGCCGAGATGGCGCCGGCCACGTCGCCGTCGGAGATCAGCCGGATGCGCGCGCCGGCCTCCCGCACGTCGGCCATCAGCTTGGCGTGCCGGGGCCGGTCCAGGATGCAGACGGTGATGTCGGAGACCGAGGCCTTGCGGACCTTGGCGATGCGCTGGATGTTGGCCGCGATCGGCGAGGTGATGTCGATGAACTCGGCGACGTCGGGGCCCGCGGCGATCTTGTTCATGTAGAACACCGCCGACGGGTCGAACATTGCGCCGCGCTCGGCCACGGCCAGCACGGAGATGGCGTTGGGCATGCCCTTGCTCATCAGCGTGGTGCCGTCGATCGGGTCGACGGCGAAGTCGCAGTCGGGGCCGTCGCCGTTGCCGACCTCTTCGCCGTTGTAGAGCATCGGGGCGTTGTCCTTCTCGCCCTCACCGATGACCACGACACCCCGCATGGACACGGAGTTGACCAGCTCACGCATGGCGTCGACGGCCGCGCCGTCACCGCCTTCCTTGTCGCCGCGGCCGACCCAGCGGCCGGCGGCCATGGCGCCGGCCTCGGTGACGCGGACCAACTCCAACGCCAGGTTGCGGTCGGGAGCCTCGCGGCGCTTGGGCTGGGCAGATTTCGCGGCACCGTCTGTCATGTGCGTGATTGTCCCAGAAGCGGCCCGACGATTGGGAGCTGGGATACTGGTGGCGTGAGTACCCCAGGACCAGAGCCGACCGAGGCCGCCGCTTCGGCGACCCCGCAGCCGCCGGCGTCCGGTGGACCAGCCGTTCCGCACCCGAAGGACCCCAAGCCCCGGGTGCTGCAGGACGGCCGGGACATGTTCTGGTCGATGGCGCCGCTGGTCATCGCCTGCATTGTGCTGGCGGGACTGCTCGGCATGTGCTCCTTCCAGGCCAAGGGCCCCACGATGGGCAACATCCCCAGCTACGACGCGGCCGGGGCGCTGCAGGCCGACGCCGAGACCATGAACTTCCCGGTGCGCCTGCCCGCCGTGCCCGAGGAC
This DNA window, taken from Mycolicibacterium sp. MU0050, encodes the following:
- the coaA gene encoding type I pantothenate kinase is translated as MSRLSEPSPYVEFDRKQWRALRMSTPLKLTEEEVLGLRGLGEQLDLLEVEEVYLPLARLIHLQVAARQRLFAATAEFLGESDQNPDRPVPFIIGVAGSVAVGKSTTARVLQALLARWGNHARVDLVTTDGFLYPNAELSRRNIMHRKGFPESYDRRALMRFVTTVKSGAEVACAPVYSHLLYDIVPGEKQMVRHPDILVLEGLNVLQTGPTLMVSDLFDFSVYVDARIEDIEQWYVSRFLSMRAGAFANPQSHFHSYSTLTDEQAVFAARDIWHSINRPNLIENILPTRPRATLVLRKDSDHSINRLRLRKL
- a CDS encoding DUF885 domain-containing protein: MEPASLIREYLLLGLRFDRIEEGYVDSFTGDPALRRQVADEPAPEAADLARQAQRLLAALPEVPRRDGFDETRAAYLGAHLRALECAARKFAGTDVGFVDEVRAYFDVDISKGDQDRYREAHARLDEVLGGTGSLVERMEADRRADEIPPERLGECIAAFSSALRDRVRAEFPLPERETVDYEIVTDKPWSGFNYYHGDYRSTVAVNADLKQQMANLPSLVAHESYPGHHTEHCRKEAGLVEALGQQEQTIFLVNTPQCLMAEGLADLALYAAIGPEWGSWAAEIYADLGLRFDAERAQAISAARATLADVRQDAALMLHDEHRDIDDVVAYVRRWLLVDETRARQMMRFLSSPLWRAYTSTYVEGYRLLRPWLDERPDGVTLTQRFGRLLDEPLIPSTLRAAA
- a CDS encoding glycine hydroxymethyltransferase, whose protein sequence is MTADSTVSSSTAAPGAEYAETASAAYRAALEVIESVEPRVAAATRKELADQRDSLKLIASENYASPAVLLTMGTWFSDKYAEGTVGHRFYAACQNVDTVEALAAEHARELFGAPYAYAQPHSGIDANLVAYWAILATRVEAPGLAELGAKHVNDLSEADWEKLRAKLGNQRLLGMSLDTGGHLTHGFRPNISGKMFHQRQYGTDPATGFIDYDAVAAAAREFKPLVLVAGYSAYPRRVNFAKMREIADEVGATLMVDMAHFAGLVAGKVFTGDEDPVPHAHVTTTTTHKSLRGPRGGLVLATEEYAPAVDKGCPMVLGGPLSHVMAAKAVALAEARRPEFRSYAQAVADNAQALADGFLKRDGALVTGGTDNHLVLLDVTSFGLTGRQAESALLDAGIVTNRNAVPADPNGAWYTSGIRLGTPALTTRGFGADDFDRVAELVVDVLKNTQPQGTSKAKYTLADGTAERVHSAAAELLAANPLYPGLTL
- a CDS encoding acyl-ACP desaturase, translated to MAEFPVANALTLELEPVVAENLQRHLDTAEEWFAHDYVPFEQGENFAFLGGRDWDPSQQTLPQPVVDACEILQITKDNLAGYHRELVEHFILEWKWGRFIGRWTAEEHLHAIVMRNYLVVTRNFDPTANEDVRVDHVMNKGYRASSFTQIETLVFMAFFERSWAVFCRRTAEQTEEPVLKSLLERIAVDEERHELFFGNLVRWCLQYDEAETVAAVARRAKELQVPGADIDAFAGKVANVAEAGIFGPEQLRQVISDQITAFGLADRAELREFICA
- a CDS encoding PhoH family protein; protein product: MSDSPKAQSDISPEGLRTYVLDTSVLLSDPWAATRFAEHQVVVPLVVISELEAKRHHHELGWFARQALRMFDDLRLEHGRLDQPIPVGTQGGSLHVELNHSDPNVLPAGFRTDTNDARILTCAANLAAEGKRVTLVSKDIPLRVKAGAVGLAADEYRAQDVITSGWTGMTELDVVADEVDTLFADGEIDLEQARDLPCHTGVRLLGGTSHALGRVTAEKRVQLVRGDREVFGLRGRSAEQRVALDLLLDESVGIVSLGGKAGTGKSALALCAGLEAVLERRTQRKVVVFRPLYAVGGQDLGYLPGSESEKMGPWAQAVFDTLEGLASPAVLEEVLARGMLEVLPLTHIRGRSLHDSFVIVDEAQSLERNVLLTVLSRLGTGSRVVLTHDVAQRDNLRVGRHDGVAAVIEKLKGHPLFAHITLLRSERSPIAALVTEMLEEITPGALP
- a CDS encoding cation:proton antiporter, with the protein product MHSTIAITLTAMVFGYAVVSAVVKRWYVAPALIFLLVGMLLGPSGLGVLPDSDDADTFTVLAQLALTVILFNQAAELGKVRGRLTGRLLLIGIPLTLVLGTVTALVFLPVLPVWEAVCLAAILAPTEVALIEALMEDRRIPERVRHALSVESGLYDGFALATLLAALAVASGSADDESASAWVWFAVRTELLSVVVGVLVGLAGSWVIVASVRRGWMSNTWAQLATVAVALLCFQVGESLHASGFVAAFVGGLAYALVSRRAGASVPTQVTDATAKLLELLVFALFGAYLVVAAWRTATWQVVLFAALALVGVRLAATTAALLRTDVPWRSRLFVGWFGPRGIGSLVLAMIVLGRGELEHSDLLVQVAVVAVTISLTLGSLTVPCGIRLVSVDRLVRSRP
- a CDS encoding DUF732 domain-containing protein, with product MRKSVVAMFVGGAAAAAVAVAPTAQADQLGYVINVTTGPGYNFPNAQAALDYGYMLCGRIAAGDSYPAMAEQIKRDFGPDEYKVSYLLSQSAQELCPAQTWQLRQSVGDGYRPAG
- a CDS encoding MFS transporter, producing MTVTRVSPWRAAIASFVGTTVEFYDFLIYGTAAALVFPKLFFPEADPSVAVLLSFATFGVGFVARPLGGIVFGHFGDRVGRKRMLVYSLLLMGASTVAMGLLPTYAQIGLAAPLLLTVLRLLQGFAVGGEWGGATLMAVEHAPAARKGFFGAFPQMGAPAGTALATLAFFAVAQLPDEQFLAWGWRIPFLASAVLIVIGLVIRLSLAESPDFAAVRERAATVKIPVAEAFRRHWRQILLVAGAYLSQGVFAYICVAYLVSYGTTVAGIGRTEALFGVFVAGVIAVLTYPLFGALSDRVGRKPVFFGGVVAMGAAVFPTFALINTGNAALFLAALVLVFGLAMAPAAGVTGSLFSLVFDADVRYSAVSVGYTLSQVLGSAFAPTIAVALYTATGTSDSIAAYLVAVSVISAVSVAFLPGPWRTRARDRDSAQADQPAGR